In a genomic window of Erigeron canadensis isolate Cc75 chromosome 5, C_canadensis_v1, whole genome shotgun sequence:
- the LOC122599111 gene encoding histidine kinase 5 has protein sequence MEDNNAEDMEVEILSSMWPEDIDAAGKKFNVEKPGADQDLLEDLAFTEEPTIVDFKRLLELTNYTEKGSSQLSYLVKNWELKQENVVRLLREELENLSKQQHEVELKKLEILEEHQFEDERYGGDKRPVSILEEVYDIFQDVPKRRKNVITKDERLEIEDDYDSDTVKFWKQQALHFEKMLEASVQREQVLLEKLEESIKMLEKQSSPVEELSQILKRADNFLHFVLQNAPVVIGHQDKDLRYRFIYNHFPSLGEEEIIGKTDTEIFKGGGVKESQDFKREVLEKGLPGKREITFETELFGAKTFLIYVEPVFSKEGEAIGVNYMGMEITDQVRKREKMAKLREEIAVQKARETELNKTIHITEETMRAKQMLATMSHEIRSPLSGVVSMAEILSTTKLDKDQKQLLSVMLSSGDLVLQLINDILDLSKVESGVMKLEATKFRPREVIKHVLQTAAASLKKMLILEGHVADDVPIEVIGDVLRIRQILTNLISNAVKFTHQGKVKINLYVIADPSPEDQQKLKTDTYEQLLPTGSNVLLDEHMGNGPKSHETVVWIRCDVQDTGIGIPETALPSLFKKYMQAGADTARKYGGTGLGLAICKQLVELMGGRLTVSSKENCGSTFTFILPYKVPNACESSDENDEFQDVDDNGSIEDDVTCGFFQFSPRTLGTLFSSNGSSQTHKLTGNVIGNEKLDVSSIVAESNTDHDIQDRSFHDPCVQKNRPSSMDLTRENSGKSLGCNSSNLEEVSKTSARPKILLVEDHVVNVMVAKRMMKQLNQDMDIVNNGVEAVRAVQRCEYALILMDVCMPVMDGLQATRLIRSYERTGSWDEARLAAVELQDLPSGNQILMEPRKRIPIIAMTANAMSESAEECFANGMDSFVTKPVTLQNLKQCLEQYLPS, from the exons ATGGAAGACAACAATGCCGAAGATATGGAGGTTGAAATCTTGTCTTCAATGTGGCCTGAAGACATTGATGCAGCTGGGAaaaagtttaatgttgaaaaacCAGGAGCCGATCAAGATTTATTAGAAGATTTGGCTTTTACAGAAGAACCAACTATAGTTGACTTTAAACGCCTACTTGAGCTCACAAACTATACTGAGAAAGGGTCCTCTCAATTATCATATCTTGTAAAAAACTGGGAACTGAAACAAGAAAATGTAGTACGACTTCTAAGGGAAGAACTCGAGAATCTAAGCAAACAACAACATGAAGTTGAGCTCAAGAAATTGGAAATATTGGAAGAACATCAGTTTGAAGATGAAAGATATGGAGGTGACAAACGCCCAGTTTCTATACTAGAAGAAGTTTATGACATATTTCAAGATGTTCCCAAGAGACGAAAAAATGTTATAACTAAAGATGAAAGATTAGAAATAGAGGATGATTATGATAGTGATACAGTTAAGTTTTGGAAGCAACAGGCTTTGCATTTTGAGAAAATGTTAGAAGCGAGTGTCCAACGGGAGCAAGTACTGTTGGAAAAATTGGAGGAAAGCATTAAAATGCTCGAGAAGCAATCATCACCCGTTGAAGAACTTTCGCAGATTCTGAAAAGGGCTGATAACTTTCTACATTTTGTTCTTCAGAATGCTCCAGTTGTCATTGGCCATCAAGATAAAGATTTGAGATATCGATTCATTTATAATCATTTTCCAAGTTTGGGAGAGGAG gAAATTATTGGGAAAACAGATACCGAAATATTCAAAGGTGGCGGTGTTAAGGAATCCCAAGACTTCAAAAGGGAAGTTCTTGAAAAAGGATTGCCAGGAAAGAGAGAAATTACATTTGAGACCGAATTATTTGGAGCTAAAACATTCTTGATATACGTTGAACCCGTTTTCAGCAAAGAAGGCGAGGCGATTGGTGTGAATTATATGGGAATGGAAATAACCGACCAA gtaagaaagagagaaaagatgGCAAAGCTCCGAGAGGAAATAGCTGTGCAGAAGGCAAGGGAGACCGAACTTAACAAAACTATTCATATAACAG aggAGACAATGAGAGCAAAACAGATGTTAGCAACAATGTCACATGAGATAAGATCTCCTTTATCTGGCGTAGTTAGTATGGCAGAGATTCTATCAACTACAAAGCTCGATAAAGATCAAAAACAACTCTTAAGTGTCATGCTATCTTCGGGTGATTTAGTCCTTCAACTAATAAATGACATCCTCGACCTCTCCAAAGTCGAATCAG GTGTTATGAAGCTTGAAGCTACAAAGTTTAGGCCTCGAGAGGTGATCAAGCATGTACTCCAAACCGCTGCTGCATCACTAAAAAAGATGCTAATACTGGAAGGACATGTAGCAGATGATGTTCCCATTGAG GTCATTGGAGATGTTCTACGAATTCGACAAATCCTCACCAACCTAATCAG CAATGCTGTCAAATTTACCCACCAAGGGAAGGTTAAGATAAATCTTTATGTAATAGCAGACCCATCTCCCGAAGATCAGCAAAAGCTAAAGACAGATACATACGAGCAGCTGCTTCCTACAGGAAGCAATGTATTGTTAGATGAACACATGGGGAACGGACCAAAATCACATGAAACTGTGGTGTGGATACGCTGTGATGTTCAGGATACCGGAATTGGAATCCCAG AAACTGCGTTACCATCATTATTCAAGAAATATATGCAAGCTGGTGCAGATACAGCTCGAAAATATGGTGGGACTGGATTAGGTTTAGCCATATGCAAACAACTG GTTGAGCTTATGGGTGGACGTCTCACGGTTTCTAGCAAAGAAAATTGTGGATCTACGTTCACATTTATTCTACCCTACAAAGTTCCCAATGCTTGTGAAAGTTCGGATGAAAACGATGAGTTCCAAGATGTGGATGATAATGGATCCATCGAAGATGATGTTACTTGTGGTTTTTTCCAGTTTAGTCCACGGACTTTAGGAACTCTTTTCTCCTCTAATGGTTCAAGCCAAACGCACAAGTTAACAGGAAATGTAATTGGTAACGAAAAGCTGGATGTATCCAGTATTGTAGCTGAAAGTAACACTGACCATGATATACAAGATCGGTCATTCCATGATCCTTGCGTCCAAAAAAACCGACCCTCGAGCATGGATTTGACTAGGGAGAATTCTGGTAAATCCTTGGGGTGCAATTCTAGTAACTTGGAAGAAGTATCCAAAACATCAGCAAGACCCAAAATCCTTCTAGTAGAAGATCATGTTGTGAACGTGATGGTAGCAAAGCGGATGATGAAACAGCTGAATCAAGATATGGATATTGTGAACAACGGGGTTGAAGCTGTGCGTGCTGTTCAACGTTGTGAATATGCTCTCATTCTTATG GATGTATGCATGCCCGTAATGGATGGTCTTCAAGCCACAAGATTGATCCGTTCATATGAGAGAACTGGCAGCTGGGATGAAGCACGGTTAGCTGCAGTTGAACTGCAGGATCTTCCTTCTGGCAATCAAATATTGATGGAACCCAGAAAGAGAATTCCCATCATTGCT ATGACTGCAAATGCAATGTCAGAAAGCGCAGAAGAATGTTTCGCCAATGGCATGGACTCTTTCGTAACGAAACCCGTTACTCTTCAAAACTTAAAACAATGTCTTGAACAGTATTTGCCATCATAG